A stretch of Terriglobia bacterium DNA encodes these proteins:
- a CDS encoding tetratricopeptide repeat protein: MTSCCLILFALLFPAQGPLATVSGQILDREGNPMVGALVTYTQIGIVDRNYKAGGATRSESPTMVEGKGRIYKIKTDKKGAFVMIGMDYGVYQVEITGPDGSNVYYGKKTILGNDEPSAQNVLNVDLSSIEGPVVPGGGINLTAGKKTKEQLALIRQENAHAAKINKLMVQYHIAVGIEDWLNAISLVKQLIALDPNRWEFYQNLGTLQSNQMQYAEAAQSFAKGVEVAQKTLANPADSDRALTNIGDMLLAEADCYDRMEKVDEAVVLYEKAAATYPHPFMAKYRACNALTNAGKYEAAIEKCNNASAEDPTQWGPYQVLGGIYTSLNKPQDALESYQKGVAAAQKMLAGQPDPRTKIGLGQMLNAEGHLLVQLKKYDEAIGIFSQAAESAAYPAMPYFNLCATYYNLKRSQDAVAACDHAIASDPTLADAYYIKGSILFGQGQLERGKYAVPPGTTEALNKYLEYAPYGDHAMTVKDMINQLGKDMGTVYRAPKKK, from the coding sequence ATGACGAGTTGCTGCCTGATTCTTTTCGCGTTGTTATTCCCGGCACAGGGCCCTTTAGCAACTGTTTCCGGCCAGATACTGGACCGCGAAGGCAATCCGATGGTGGGCGCGCTGGTGACGTATACACAGATCGGCATAGTCGACAGAAATTACAAGGCGGGCGGCGCCACGCGGTCTGAGTCGCCCACGATGGTTGAAGGAAAAGGCCGCATCTACAAAATCAAGACTGACAAAAAGGGCGCTTTTGTCATGATCGGAATGGATTATGGGGTTTATCAGGTTGAAATCACGGGCCCGGATGGCAGCAATGTTTATTACGGAAAGAAAACGATTCTCGGCAACGATGAACCGAGCGCCCAAAATGTCCTGAATGTAGATTTGTCGTCGATTGAAGGTCCGGTGGTTCCGGGCGGCGGCATCAATCTTACAGCGGGCAAAAAAACTAAAGAGCAACTGGCGTTGATCCGGCAGGAAAATGCGCATGCGGCAAAGATCAACAAGCTGATGGTGCAGTACCACATAGCGGTGGGAATAGAAGACTGGCTTAACGCAATCAGCCTGGTGAAGCAATTGATCGCGCTGGACCCGAATCGCTGGGAGTTCTACCAGAACCTGGGAACGCTTCAATCCAACCAGATGCAATATGCGGAAGCGGCGCAGAGCTTTGCCAAAGGAGTGGAGGTGGCGCAAAAGACGTTGGCAAATCCAGCGGACTCTGATCGTGCGCTGACGAATATTGGCGACATGCTGCTGGCGGAAGCCGATTGTTACGATCGCATGGAGAAAGTGGATGAAGCGGTGGTGCTTTATGAGAAGGCGGCTGCGACGTATCCGCATCCGTTCATGGCGAAATATCGGGCATGCAATGCGCTGACGAACGCCGGCAAATATGAGGCCGCGATAGAGAAATGCAACAACGCCAGCGCTGAAGATCCGACGCAGTGGGGGCCTTACCAGGTGCTGGGAGGTATTTATACGTCGCTCAATAAGCCGCAGGATGCGCTTGAGTCCTACCAAAAAGGAGTGGCCGCGGCGCAGAAAATGCTGGCTGGACAACCCGATCCACGCACCAAGATCGGTCTGGGGCAGATGCTGAATGCTGAAGGCCACCTGCTGGTGCAGCTTAAGAAATATGACGAAGCGATTGGAATTTTCTCCCAGGCGGCGGAGTCAGCCGCGTATCCGGCGATGCCCTACTTCAACCTGTGCGCCACATATTACAACCTGAAGCGCAGCCAGGATGCAGTAGCGGCCTGCGATCACGCCATAGCTTCTGATCCCACTCTGGCGGACGCGTATTACATCAAGGGCTCAATCCTGTTTGGGCAAGGGCAACTGGAACGCGGGAAATATGCTGTCCCGCCGGGAACAACGGAAGCGCTGAACAAATATCTGGAATACGCGCCGTATGGAGATCACGCCATGACGGTGAAAGACATGATCAACCAGCTTGGCAAGGACATGGGAACTGTGTACCGGGCGCCAAAGAAGAAGTAA
- a CDS encoding DoxX family protein: protein MKAAFLIGRLVFGGFFLYNGINHLKQRKQLGQYAESKNVPMAEATVAATGVVLIAGGTSILLGVKPKLGTAAIAGFLAGVSPVMHNFWSVQEPQQRMNEMINFSKNMALLGSALALMGVDEPWPISVPISQEEIAARGYEDLIAA, encoded by the coding sequence ATGAAAGCAGCATTTCTCATTGGCCGTCTGGTGTTTGGCGGATTCTTTCTCTATAACGGCATCAATCATCTGAAACAGCGCAAGCAACTGGGGCAATATGCAGAATCAAAGAATGTGCCCATGGCTGAAGCGACCGTGGCGGCCACGGGTGTAGTTTTGATTGCCGGCGGCACCAGTATATTGCTGGGCGTAAAGCCCAAGCTAGGCACAGCCGCGATTGCTGGTTTCCTTGCGGGCGTTTCTCCTGTGATGCACAACTTCTGGAGCGTGCAGGAGCCGCAGCAGCGCATGAATGAGATGATCAACTTCAGCAAGAACATGGCCCTCCTGGGCAGCGCGCTGGCGCTCATGGGTGTGGATGAGCCGTGGCCCATAAGTGTTCCCATTAGCCAGGAAGAGATCGCAGCACGCGGCTATGAAGACCTGATTGCCGCATAG
- a CDS encoding aldo/keto reductase: MRRREFLRSLALAGIATRGARSLASSLAGGAQSSAGGNKEGGSMIYRTLGRTGERVSAIGMGGFHIGQPKLTDDDSIKLIRAAIDGGINFMDNSWDYNKGQSEVRMGKALKDGYRQKVFLMTKLDGRTKEEATKQINESLQRLQTDHLDLIQHHEIIRFDDPDRIFAENGAQEAVLEAKKAGKVRYIGFTGHKDPHIHLYMLEVAAKRNFNFDTVQMPLNVMDAHFRSFGKLVLPKLVEQKIGVLGMKSMGDQIILKSGLVKPIECLHYALNLPTSVVITGIDSQEILQQAFEAAKTFKPLSKEEVAALLARTQKVAAQGEYELFKTSAHFDSTAHHPEWLGGQSPHVDKLAGPPS; this comes from the coding sequence ATGCGCAGAAGGGAGTTTCTAAGAAGCCTGGCCCTGGCAGGAATCGCAACGCGGGGCGCGCGAAGTCTGGCCAGCAGCTTAGCCGGCGGCGCGCAATCGAGTGCAGGCGGGAATAAGGAAGGAGGCTCGATGATCTATCGCACACTGGGGCGGACCGGCGAGCGCGTTTCCGCCATTGGCATGGGCGGATTTCACATCGGGCAGCCCAAGCTTACAGACGATGACAGCATCAAGCTGATTCGCGCCGCGATCGACGGCGGAATCAACTTTATGGACAACTCATGGGACTACAACAAAGGGCAAAGCGAAGTCCGCATGGGGAAGGCGCTGAAGGACGGCTACCGGCAAAAAGTTTTTCTGATGACGAAGCTCGATGGCCGCACCAAAGAAGAAGCGACCAAACAAATCAATGAATCGCTGCAGCGCTTGCAGACCGATCACCTCGACCTGATCCAGCACCATGAGATTATCCGCTTTGACGATCCGGACAGAATCTTCGCGGAAAACGGCGCGCAGGAAGCCGTGCTGGAAGCGAAGAAGGCGGGCAAGGTGCGCTACATCGGATTTACCGGACACAAAGACCCGCACATCCATCTCTACATGCTGGAAGTGGCGGCGAAACGCAATTTCAATTTTGATACCGTGCAGATGCCGCTGAACGTGATGGACGCGCACTTCCGCAGCTTTGGCAAACTGGTGCTGCCCAAGCTGGTGGAGCAGAAGATTGGCGTGCTTGGGATGAAATCCATGGGCGACCAGATCATCTTGAAGAGCGGCTTGGTCAAACCTATAGAGTGCCTGCACTATGCGCTGAACCTGCCGACTTCAGTGGTGATTACGGGAATCGACAGCCAGGAAATTTTGCAGCAGGCCTTTGAAGCAGCCAAAACATTTAAGCCCTTGAGCAAAGAAGAAGTCGCGGCGCTTTTGGCCAGGACGCAAAAAGTTGCGGCGCAAGGCGAATATGAACTGTTTAAGACTTCAGCACACTTCGACTCGACGGCGCACCATCCAGAGTGGCTGGGCGGACAGTCGCCACATGTGGATAAGCTTGCTGGACCGCCGAGCTAA
- a CDS encoding metallophosphoesterase, whose product MRGMLWRTKVALLNFIFIFLLVFAVRANGQVVIAQISDTHLGEVHSPHAFDNLRRAVDMVNARHPDAVIVSGDIGENYDQWLLARGILKWLHAPVYYAPGNHDVHTNDVARYREVFGPDYYRFQVKGVTFVVIDSQLLGNFDNFDAQSPQPLPVATQAEGEKMLAWLGEQPGSRTADNRRRHWWSFGHGREPQRFQDDDNDDRRGGIVIGIQHIPAERGDNMPPDPKPYWVINEPYRSRELNLLHRMGVRHMLVGHWHVGNIFERDGIVWHVAPSTSRLLPWSSPLGFAMHTISPNGNVKTEFVSINSEP is encoded by the coding sequence ATGCGCGGAATGCTTTGGCGCACGAAAGTTGCGCTTCTCAATTTCATTTTCATCTTTCTGCTCGTCTTCGCCGTGCGCGCAAATGGGCAGGTTGTGATTGCCCAAATCAGTGACACACACTTGGGTGAGGTCCACTCCCCGCATGCGTTTGACAATCTTCGGCGCGCCGTGGACATGGTAAATGCCCGCCATCCCGACGCAGTCATCGTCAGCGGCGATATCGGCGAAAACTATGACCAGTGGCTGCTCGCCCGGGGCATCCTGAAGTGGCTGCATGCGCCTGTGTACTACGCGCCGGGCAACCATGACGTTCATACCAATGACGTCGCGCGCTATCGCGAGGTTTTTGGCCCCGACTACTATCGCTTTCAGGTGAAGGGCGTGACGTTCGTGGTGATTGATTCCCAACTCCTCGGCAATTTCGACAACTTCGACGCGCAGTCGCCGCAGCCGCTGCCGGTAGCGACCCAGGCTGAAGGCGAGAAAATGCTTGCCTGGCTCGGCGAGCAGCCGGGGAGCCGCACTGCCGATAATCGGCGCCGTCACTGGTGGAGCTTTGGGCACGGTCGCGAGCCGCAGCGCTTCCAGGATGATGACAACGATGACAGGCGTGGCGGAATCGTCATTGGCATCCAGCACATCCCGGCCGAACGTGGTGACAATATGCCTCCCGATCCTAAGCCTTATTGGGTAATAAATGAGCCTTATCGCTCGCGAGAACTAAATCTGCTCCACCGGATGGGCGTGAGGCATATGCTCGTGGGCCACTGGCATGTGGGAAACATTTTTGAGCGTGACGGCATTGTTTGGCACGTTGCGCCCAGTACCAGTCGGCTTCTGCCATGGAGCAGTCCACTCGGTTTTGCCATGCACACCATCAGTCCCAATGGTAACGTAAAAACTGAGTTTGTCTCAATCAATTCGGAACCATAA
- the msrA gene encoding peptide-methionine (S)-S-oxide reductase MsrA: MNNLQTVVLGGGCFWCLEAVFDRMEGVTSVESGYMGGHVDKPTYRQVCNGDTGHVEVVRVTFDPAVVTFREILDVFFSIHDPTTLNRQGNDMGTQYRSAIFYSTEEQYRESKKVIDELNAAKHWPNPIVTSLEPAAKFFVAEDYHQEYFANNGNQPYCQFVVAPKVKKFEQKFAQKVKA; this comes from the coding sequence ATGAATAATTTACAAACTGTAGTCCTGGGCGGCGGATGTTTCTGGTGCCTGGAAGCGGTGTTTGACCGCATGGAAGGCGTCACGTCAGTTGAATCTGGTTATATGGGCGGCCACGTGGACAAGCCGACCTACCGGCAGGTCTGCAACGGCGATACCGGCCACGTTGAGGTAGTGCGCGTTACATTCGATCCGGCAGTGGTCACCTTCCGAGAAATTCTGGACGTGTTTTTCTCCATCCATGATCCCACCACGCTCAACCGCCAGGGCAATGACATGGGCACGCAATATCGCTCAGCCATTTTTTATTCGACCGAAGAGCAGTATCGCGAGTCGAAAAAAGTGATCGACGAATTGAATGCTGCGAAGCACTGGCCAAATCCGATCGTGACGTCACTAGAGCCGGCGGCAAAATTCTTTGTGGCTGAGGATTATCACCAGGAATATTTCGCCAACAACGGGAACCAACCGTATTGCCAGTTTGTGGTAGCGCCCAAGGTGAAAAAGTTCGAGCAGAAATTTGCGCAAAAAGTTAAGGCCTGA
- a CDS encoding YkgJ family cysteine cluster protein, translating into MPKADQKLVQIVDAALAETARKSVDWLVCRKGCTQCCYGPFAISQLDALRLQKGLDELKSSDPKRAARVRQRARQAVKRLSATFPGDPKTGILREEEDSEAAFAEFANDEPCPALDPETGACDLYEWRPMTCRTFGPPVRSGEEDSLAVCELCYQGATDQLIAECEMIPDPNNLEEKLIPEAEKKTGKRGSTIVAWCLTGAISK; encoded by the coding sequence CTGCCAAAGGCCGATCAGAAACTAGTCCAGATTGTGGACGCTGCGCTGGCTGAAACGGCGCGCAAGAGCGTCGACTGGCTGGTGTGCCGCAAAGGATGCACGCAATGCTGCTACGGTCCATTCGCCATCAGCCAGCTGGATGCCTTGCGACTGCAAAAAGGCTTGGACGAACTGAAGTCGAGCGATCCGAAGCGCGCCGCACGAGTACGCCAACGCGCGCGGCAAGCAGTGAAGCGCTTGTCGGCTACTTTCCCTGGCGATCCCAAGACTGGTATTCTGCGCGAAGAGGAAGATTCCGAAGCCGCGTTCGCCGAGTTCGCTAATGACGAGCCTTGTCCCGCGCTTGATCCTGAAACGGGTGCCTGTGACTTATATGAGTGGCGTCCGATGACGTGCCGCACGTTTGGTCCGCCAGTGCGGTCAGGCGAAGAAGACAGCCTAGCTGTCTGTGAACTCTGTTATCAGGGCGCAACCGACCAACTGATTGCCGAGTGCGAGATGATTCCTGATCCCAACAATCTGGAAGAAAAGTTGATTCCGGAAGCGGAGAAGAAAACCGGGAAGCGCGGGAGCACAATTGTGGCATGGTGCCTGACAGGAGCAATTAGCAAATAG